The Pseudomonas sp. G2-4 genome window below encodes:
- a CDS encoding PLP-dependent aminotransferase family protein, whose protein sequence is MELRIDRQALVPVVQQIVDALAGWIRQDAVQPGTRLPSIRQLARENLLSQSSVSEACERLVAQGLLASRHGSRFFVAPSPSPRHESIDENRSQDALPIHGHLTDSSPWALKLGGGGLPESWRESDDLGYAIRQVTRTDMAGLFNYSTPLGLPALREQLSRRLKQRNIDADKNLILTTTGATHGLDLIVRTLLQPGCCVVVESPGYSKLFDLLRLHRIDMLELPRTPRGPDVDALQSLLATHRPSALFVNSACHNPTGSSLAPAVAQRLLELTKKHAMLVIEDDVYADFQSSARTRLAALDADVVYLGSFSKTLSSSLRVGFVAAGPSIIARLSEVKGITSMGGSRFCESVLASLLANGAYRKLVQRQRQRLNSDMTAVLQVLEDADWEVFGKPVGGLFIWARPPICDYAALQRLAKRFSVQLSSRTAFSPSGASSDWLRINVAYALDPRAQAFFRASALDRP, encoded by the coding sequence ATGGAATTGAGAATCGACCGACAGGCCTTGGTGCCCGTCGTGCAGCAGATTGTCGACGCGCTGGCGGGCTGGATCCGACAGGATGCGGTGCAACCGGGAACCCGGTTGCCATCCATCCGGCAATTGGCGCGGGAGAATCTGCTCAGTCAATCCAGTGTCAGTGAAGCGTGCGAACGCCTGGTTGCCCAAGGGCTGTTGGCGTCCCGTCATGGCTCACGTTTTTTTGTTGCCCCGTCACCTTCGCCCAGGCACGAGTCCATCGACGAAAACCGCTCGCAAGACGCGCTGCCAATCCACGGGCATTTGACCGACAGCTCGCCGTGGGCATTGAAGTTGGGGGGTGGCGGGCTACCCGAAAGCTGGCGTGAAAGCGATGACCTGGGTTACGCGATCCGTCAGGTCACCCGTACCGATATGGCGGGGCTGTTCAACTACAGTACGCCGTTGGGGTTGCCGGCCTTGCGTGAACAACTGTCCCGTCGCCTGAAGCAGCGCAATATCGACGCCGACAAAAACCTGATCCTGACCACGACTGGCGCCACCCATGGCCTGGACCTGATTGTACGGACGCTGTTGCAGCCGGGATGCTGCGTCGTGGTGGAGAGCCCCGGCTATTCGAAGCTGTTCGACCTGCTCAGGTTGCATAGAATCGACATGCTCGAACTGCCCAGGACGCCGCGTGGCCCGGACGTCGATGCGCTGCAGTCCCTCCTGGCGACTCACCGACCCAGTGCCTTGTTCGTCAACAGCGCCTGCCACAACCCCACTGGCAGCAGCCTTGCGCCGGCTGTGGCCCAGCGGTTGCTAGAACTGACGAAAAAACACGCGATGCTGGTGATCGAAGACGATGTCTATGCCGATTTCCAGAGTTCAGCGCGGACCCGGCTGGCAGCGCTGGATGCCGACGTGGTCTACCTGGGCAGTTTCTCGAAAACCTTGAGCAGTTCGTTACGAGTCGGCTTTGTGGCGGCCGGGCCGTCCATCATTGCGCGTCTGAGCGAGGTCAAGGGCATTACCAGTATGGGCGGGTCGCGGTTCTGTGAGTCGGTGCTTGCCAGCCTGTTGGCCAATGGTGCTTATCGCAAACTGGTGCAACGCCAGCGGCAACGCCTGAATAGTGATATGACCGCTGTGTTGCAAGTGCTTGAAGATGCCGACTGGGAAGTCTTTGGCAAACCGGTCGGCGGACTATTCATCTGGGCACGTCCACCCATATGTGACTACGCTGCATTACAACGCTTGGCCAAGCGGTTCAGCGTGCAGTTGTCTTCGCGTACTGCCTTCAGCCCCTCGGGTGCCAGCAGTGATTGGTTACGGATCAATGTGGCCTATGCCCTGGACCCCAGGGCGCAAGCGTTCTTCCGGGCCTCGGCTCTGGATCGACCTTGA
- a CDS encoding SDR family oxidoreductase, which translates to MSMTFSGQVAVVTGAAAGIGRATAQAFAAEGLQVVVADLDVAGGEGTVQLIRETGGEAVFVRCNVTLESDVQNLMREVIKTYGRLDYAFNNAGIEIEKGKLADGTLDEFDAIMGVNVKGVWLCMKYQLPLLLAQGGGAIVNTASVAGLGAAPKMSIYAASKHAVIGLTKSAAIEYAKKKIRVNAVCPAVIDTDMFRRAYEADPKKGEFANAMHPVGRIGKVEEIASAVLYLCSDGAAFTTGHSLAVDGGVTAF; encoded by the coding sequence ATGAGCATGACGTTTTCCGGACAGGTCGCCGTGGTTACCGGCGCAGCTGCGGGCATTGGCCGCGCCACGGCCCAGGCGTTCGCGGCAGAGGGCCTGCAGGTGGTGGTGGCCGACCTGGACGTGGCGGGCGGCGAGGGCACGGTGCAGTTGATTCGTGAGACGGGCGGGGAGGCAGTGTTCGTGCGCTGCAACGTGACCCTGGAAAGCGATGTGCAGAATTTGATGCGCGAGGTGATCAAGACTTACGGTCGTCTCGATTACGCCTTCAACAACGCTGGGATCGAGATCGAAAAGGGCAAGCTGGCCGACGGCACTCTTGATGAGTTCGACGCGATCATGGGCGTCAATGTGAAGGGTGTCTGGCTGTGCATGAAATACCAATTGCCATTGCTGCTGGCCCAGGGCGGTGGAGCCATCGTCAATACGGCTTCGGTGGCCGGCCTGGGGGCGGCGCCGAAGATGAGCATCTACGCGGCCTCCAAGCACGCCGTGATCGGCCTGACCAAGTCGGCGGCCATCGAATACGCGAAGAAAAAAATCCGCGTGAATGCGGTTTGTCCGGCGGTGATCGACACTGACATGTTCCGTCGGGCTTATGAGGCGGACCCGAAAAAAGGCGAGTTCGCCAACGCCATGCACCCGGTGGGGCGTATCGGCAAGGTCGAGGAAATCGCCAGCGCTGTGCTGTACTTGTGCAGCGATGGCGCGGCCTTCACCACGGGCCATTCCCTGGCGGTGGACGGTGGCGTCACGGCGTTCTGA
- a CDS encoding NADP-dependent oxidoreductase, whose translation MTAQTNRQFLLAKRPVGAATRETFTYQQVPVGEPAAGQILVKNEYLSLDPAMRGWMNEGKSYIPPVGLGEVMRALGVGQVIASNNPGFAVGDYVNGALGVQDYFLGEPRGFYKVDPKLAPLPRYLSALGMTGMTAYFALLDVGAPKAGETVVLSGAAGAVGSIAGQIAKIKDCRVVGIAGGADKCKFLIDELGFDGAIDYKSEDVHAGLKRECPKGVDVYFDNVGGDILDAVLSRLNLKARVVICGAISQYNNKEAVKGPANYLSLLVNRARMEGFVVMDYAAQFAAAGQEMAGWMAKGQLKSKEDIVEGLETFPETLTKLFSGENFGKLVLKV comes from the coding sequence ATGACTGCCCAGACCAATCGCCAGTTCCTGCTCGCCAAACGCCCGGTGGGCGCCGCGACCCGTGAAACTTTCACCTATCAACAAGTACCGGTCGGCGAGCCGGCAGCCGGTCAGATCCTGGTTAAGAACGAATACTTGTCCCTGGACCCGGCGATGCGTGGCTGGATGAACGAAGGCAAGTCTTATATTCCGCCAGTCGGCCTCGGTGAAGTGATGCGAGCGCTGGGTGTCGGCCAGGTGATCGCTTCGAACAACCCGGGGTTCGCCGTCGGGGACTACGTTAACGGTGCGCTGGGCGTGCAGGATTATTTCCTTGGCGAGCCAAGAGGTTTCTACAAGGTCGATCCGAAACTGGCGCCGCTACCCCGTTATTTGTCTGCGCTGGGCATGACTGGCATGACCGCCTACTTCGCCCTGCTGGATGTGGGCGCGCCCAAAGCCGGCGAGACCGTGGTGCTGTCGGGCGCCGCCGGCGCGGTGGGCAGCATCGCCGGGCAGATCGCCAAGATCAAAGACTGTCGTGTGGTGGGCATCGCCGGTGGCGCCGACAAATGTAAGTTCCTGATCGATGAACTGGGCTTCGACGGCGCCATCGACTACAAGAGCGAAGACGTCCACGCCGGCCTCAAGCGCGAATGCCCCAAAGGCGTGGATGTGTATTTCGATAACGTCGGCGGCGACATCCTGGATGCCGTGCTCAGTCGCTTGAACCTCAAGGCCCGTGTGGTGATCTGCGGCGCCATCAGCCAGTACAACAACAAGGAGGCGGTGAAAGGCCCCGCCAACTACCTGTCGCTGCTGGTCAACCGGGCACGCATGGAAGGTTTCGTGGTCATGGACTACGCGGCGCAGTTCGCCGCCGCCGGGCAGGAAATGGCCGGCTGGATGGCCAAAGGGCAGCTCAAGAGCAAGGAAGACATCGTCGAAGGACTGGAGACGTTCCCCGAGACACTGACCAAATTGTTCAGTGGGGAAAATTTCGGGAAGTTGGTATTGAAGGTCTGA
- the pyrF gene encoding orotidine-5'-phosphate decarboxylase has product MSACQTPIIVALDFPTRDAALKLADQLDPKLCRVKVGKELFTSCASEIVGTLRDKGFEVFLDLKFHDIPNTTAMAVKAAAEMGVWMVNVHCSGGLRMMAACREVLDQRSGPQPLLIGVTVLTSMEREDLAGIGLDIEPQEQVLRLAALAQKAGLDGLVCSALEASALKAAHPSLQLVTPGIRPAGSAQDDQRRILTPRQALDAGSDYLVIGRPISQAADPAKALAEVVAELA; this is encoded by the coding sequence ATGTCCGCCTGCCAGACGCCCATCATCGTCGCCCTGGATTTCCCTACCCGTGACGCCGCCCTGAAGCTGGCCGACCAGTTGGACCCCAAGCTCTGCCGGGTCAAAGTCGGCAAGGAGCTGTTCACCAGCTGCGCTTCGGAGATCGTTGGCACCCTGCGTGACAAAGGGTTCGAGGTGTTCCTGGACCTGAAATTCCACGATATCCCCAACACCACCGCCATGGCCGTCAAGGCTGCTGCGGAGATGGGCGTATGGATGGTCAATGTGCATTGCTCCGGCGGCCTGCGCATGATGGCGGCCTGCCGTGAAGTGCTGGATCAGCGCAGTGGCCCGCAACCCTTGCTGATTGGCGTGACCGTGCTGACCAGCATGGAGCGCGAGGACCTGGCCGGGATCGGCCTGGACATCGAGCCTCAGGAGCAGGTGCTGCGGCTGGCGGCGCTGGCGCAGAAGGCCGGCCTGGACGGTCTGGTCTGTTCGGCCCTGGAGGCCAGCGCGCTGAAAGCGGCGCACCCGTCGCTGCAACTGGTGACCCCGGGCATTCGTCCAGCGGGCAGCGCCCAGGACGATCAGCGGCGCATCCTCACCCCGCGCCAGGCGCTGGACGCCGGTTCCGATTACCTGGTGATCGGCCGTCCGATCAGCCAGGCAGCCGATCCGGCCAAGGCGTTGGCTGAGGTCGTGGCTGAACTGGCCTGA